Proteins from a single region of Nomia melanderi isolate GNS246 chromosome 9, iyNomMela1, whole genome shotgun sequence:
- the LOC143174896 gene encoding uncharacterized protein LOC143174896 gives MESETHKTLPFLDVLVTRKPDGTLGHQVYRKPTHTDRYLNNLEAELEHVKHALIRNGFPARRFQHTINRLQHSAPTDITDEPNNGTSILPYIAGTTDRIAKRLKREGIKTVFKTETKIGQVLTSPKDPQPSLSHTRIYKIPCSCGKVYIEETGRSVSTRLIEHSRCTRLKYTQSAVAEHQLTTGHTIQFEEAKILTRCKDYFLRKYRESIEILKHPNNINRDRWYFATLLK, from the coding sequence ATGGAATCCGAAACGCACAAAACCCTACCCTTCCTCGACGTATTGGTCACAAGAAAACCGGACGGCACCCTCGGACATCAGGTCTACAGAAAACCCACCCATACCGACAGATACCTCAACAACTTAGAAGCAGAACTCGAACACGTGAAGCACGCATTAATACGCAACGGCTTCCCAGCACGAAGATTTCAACATACCATCAACAGATTGCAACACAGTGCACCTACTGATATAACTGATGAGCCCAACAATGGTACGAGTATCCTTCCCTATATCGCAGGCACGACAGACCGCATTGCCAAACGCCTGAAAAGAGAAGGCATCAAGACCGTCTTCAAGACCGAGACCAAAATAGGACAGGTCCTCACCTCCCCCAAGGATCCACAGCCGTCCCTTTCACATACGAGAATATATAAAATCCCTTGTTCATGCGGCAAAGTATACATCGAGGAAACCGGGAGGAGCGTGAGTACACGCCTTATCGAACATAGTCGTTGCACCAGATTAAAATACACTCAGTCTGCGGTCGCAGAACATCAGCTGACCACGGGACACACGATCCAGTTCGAAGAGGCCAAGATCTTGACCAGGTGCAAGGACTACTTCCTGCGCAAATATAGGGAATCTATTGAAATCCTGAAACACCCTAACAACATCAACAGGGACAGATGGTATTTCGCTACTCTTTTAaaatag
- the LOC116431202 gene encoding metaxin-1 isoform X5 encodes MEVLELDVWKGDWGLPSVDVECLQVLVYAKFNGIPIKVNTSGNPFNTPHGRLPVLRTTDGRFDTAREIILYFTETCNTTKDKLTQKELATVMAYSELLKEKLFPALQFIWWIDKKNVDELIRPFYSRSLPFPFNFYYPGKFERQSRTLFECLYPTEENVTDIENKVYSEARKCLTLLSTRLEDSKYFFGKKPTVIDAILYSYLAPLLKVPLPNPALQNHLKACTNLVKYVSRISQKYFESEYQEYEQRKAEENTHKMRRDSESDFPNKRRNQVFAGIFATLAMVVYAVSTGIVKVKRYDYDYD; translated from the exons gtTTACGCAAAATTTAATGGTATACcaataaaagtaaatacttcCGGTAATCCTTTTAATACGCCTCATGGTCGGTTGCCTGTATTGCGGACTACTGACGGAAGATTCGATACTGCTAGAGAAATAATACTGTATTTTACAGAAACATGTAATACGACCAAAGATAAATTAACGCAAAAAGAATTGGCAACTGTTATGGCATACAGTGAGTTGTTAAAAGAGAAATTGTTTCCCGCACTGCAATTTATTTG GTGGATAGATAAAAAGAATGTAGATGAATTAATAAGGCCGTTTTATAGTAGATCACTGCCttttccatttaatttttattatcccGGAAAATTTGAGAGACAGTCACGTACTTTGTTCGAGTGTTTGTACCCTACTGAAGAAAATGTGACCGACATAGAAAATAAG GTATATTCTGAAGCACGAAAATGCCTGACGCTCTTATCTACAAGACTTGAAGATTCAAAATACTTTTTCGGGAAAAAACCTACTGTAATAGATGCCATTTTGTATTCCTACTTGGCGCCGCTGCTCAAAGTTCCTTTGCCAAATCCAGCCTTGCAAAACCATTTGAAGGCCTGTACAAATTTAGTGAAATACGTGTCGCGTATATCGCAGAAGTACTTTGAAAGTGAATATCAAGAATATGAGCAACGTAAAGCCGAAGAAAATACACACAAAATGAGAAGAGATTCGGAAAGTGATTTTcctaataaaagaagaaaccaagTTTTCGCTGGAATCTTTGCTACTTTAGCAATGGTAGTTTACGCGGTCTCAACTGGAATAGTCAAG GTGAAACGATACGATTATGATTACGATTAG
- the LOC116431202 gene encoding metaxin-1 isoform X8, translated as MEVLELDVWKGDWGLPSVDVECLQVLVYAKFNGIPIKVNTSGNPFNTPHGRLPVLRTTDGRFDTAREIILYFTETCNTTKDKLTQKELATVMAYSELLKEKLFPALQFIWWIDKKNVDELIRPFYSRSLPFPFNFYYPGKFERQSRTLFECLYPTEENVTDIENKVYSEARKCLTLLSTRLEDSKYFFGKKPTVIDAILYSYLAPLLKVPLPNPALQNHLKACTNLVKYVSRISQKYFESEYQEYEQRKAEENTHKMRRDSESDFPNKRRNQVFAGIFATLAMVVYAVSTGIVKEMT; from the exons gtTTACGCAAAATTTAATGGTATACcaataaaagtaaatacttcCGGTAATCCTTTTAATACGCCTCATGGTCGGTTGCCTGTATTGCGGACTACTGACGGAAGATTCGATACTGCTAGAGAAATAATACTGTATTTTACAGAAACATGTAATACGACCAAAGATAAATTAACGCAAAAAGAATTGGCAACTGTTATGGCATACAGTGAGTTGTTAAAAGAGAAATTGTTTCCCGCACTGCAATTTATTTG GTGGATAGATAAAAAGAATGTAGATGAATTAATAAGGCCGTTTTATAGTAGATCACTGCCttttccatttaatttttattatcccGGAAAATTTGAGAGACAGTCACGTACTTTGTTCGAGTGTTTGTACCCTACTGAAGAAAATGTGACCGACATAGAAAATAAG GTATATTCTGAAGCACGAAAATGCCTGACGCTCTTATCTACAAGACTTGAAGATTCAAAATACTTTTTCGGGAAAAAACCTACTGTAATAGATGCCATTTTGTATTCCTACTTGGCGCCGCTGCTCAAAGTTCCTTTGCCAAATCCAGCCTTGCAAAACCATTTGAAGGCCTGTACAAATTTAGTGAAATACGTGTCGCGTATATCGCAGAAGTACTTTGAAAGTGAATATCAAGAATATGAGCAACGTAAAGCCGAAGAAAATACACACAAAATGAGAAGAGATTCGGAAAGTGATTTTcctaataaaagaagaaaccaagTTTTCGCTGGAATCTTTGCTACTTTAGCAATGGTAGTTTACGCGGTCTCAACTGGAATAGTCAAG